The genomic segment ACGCCCTCGGTCTCGCAGAGCTGCTGCACGTATTCGAGCAGCTGCGCCGGCGGGATGAGGCGGAACGGGTAGTGATGCGTGCGCGACCGGATCGTGCCGATCACTTTGTCGGGCTCGGTCGTGGCGAAGATGAACTTGATGTGCTCCGGCGGCTCTTCGACGATCTTGAGCAGCGCGTTGAAGCCGCCCGAGGTCACCATGTGCGCCTCGTCGATGATGAAGATCTTGTAGCGGTCGCGCGCCGGGGCGAAGACGGCCCGCTCGCGCAGGTCGCGCGCGTCATCCACACCACCGTGGCTCGCCGCGTCGATCTCGACCACATCGAGCGACCCCATGCCGTCGCGACTCAGCTCGACGCAGCTCGGGCAGACGCCGCACGGCTTGTCGGTCGGCCCCTCCGCACAGTTCAGGCAGCGGGCCAGGATGCGGGCGGATGTCGTCTTGCCACAGCCGCGCGGACCACTGAACAGATAGGCGTGATTGACCCGGTTCGTGCGCAGCGCCGTCATCAACGGATCGGTCACCTGCGACTGACCGATCATCTCGGCGAAGTTCTCTGGCCGGTAACGGCGATACAGGGCGGTGACCACCCAGTAAGACTACCCGCGGCCACCGACACTGCGGCCGATGCGGCCTCTCACAGGGTGCGCGCGTAGCAGACGGAGATCTCCGACCCCTCGTACACCCCGAAGTTCGGCACGCGAACGTACCCTTCCCGCTCGTAGAAGCGGATGGCGTCGGGCTGCGCGGTGCCCGTCTCCAGCAGCAGGCGCTCGACCCCGAGGGCCCGCGCTTCGTCCTCGATCGCGCGGAGGATGGCCGTCGAAACCCCGGTTCCGCGCGCCGACGGCACCACGTACATCCGCTTGATCTCGGCCCCGCCACCGGCGAGCGGTCGCAGTCCGCCGCATCCGATCGCCACACCCGCCTCGTTGCGCGCCACGAGGAAGACGGGCACCGAATCAGCCGTGGGCGGGTCTCCGGGCTCGTGGTCGTCGCGGCCGTAGCGAGCATCGAGTTCGTCGCGCTGCTCCTGGCGGAGGGCTACCGAATCGGGGCCGTCGAAGGGCTCGCGGGAGATCGAGAAAGCGCGGGTCACGGTGATCCTCCTGTCGTAACAAGCATTACCGTAACGCTTGTTATGCTGACCATGCAAACGCCCGCACTCCCACGACACCCGAAGGCAGGAGAAGGATGAGCCGCCCCCGCAATCTTGCCGACCAGCAGCAGCGCCTGTCTGAGGCCACCTGGTCGGTGCTCACCGAACGCGGGCTCCCAGGCCTCACCATCCGCGCCGTCGCCGATCGCGCCGGCTGCACGACCGGGCTCGTGATGCACGCCTTCCCCACCAAGGAGGCGTTACTGCTGCACGCCCGCGACCTGCTGCACAGCCGCACCGGCGAGCAGCTCGACCGGGCCGAGGCCGAGGCCACCTCCAGCTCCCCCGCTGACGCGCTCCGGGCCGTGATGCTCGATGCGATGTCGCTCGACGAGCGAAGCGTCGACGAAGCACGCGTCTGGATCAGCTTCCTCGCCGCCGCCCTCGCCGACCCCACCCTCGCCGACCGTCATGTCACCGGAAACCGCCGCCTGATCGCCCGCGTCACCCGCCTCGTGCAGGCCTGCCGCCCGACGTGGGGCGCCGACCGAGCCACGCTCGAAGCCCTCGCGCTCATCTCGCTGGCCGATGGCGCGAACACGCTGAGCACCCTCGATCCTGAGACGTACTCCCCTGCCCTGCAGAAGCGCATGATGACGGATGCGATCGACCGGATGCTCGCCGGCGACATCTCCCCGCAACCCCCGCCCTCCGACGCCTCCGCAGCAGCACGCCCACCCCGCGGCGAGCACGGCGAGGTACGCATCCGCCCGTTCCACGCCTCCGATACCGACGCCGTCGTGGCGCTCTGGCAGGCCTCCGAGCTGACCCGCCCGTGGAACGACCCACGCAAAGACATCGCCCGGAAGCTCACCACCCAGCCCGAGCTGTTCTTGGTGGCCGAGACAGACTCCGGGCTCCGAGGCGCCGTCATGGCGGGCTACGACGGCCACCGCGGGTGGGTCAACTACCTCGCCGTCGATCCATCCGCGCGGGGCCACGGACTCGGGCGCGCCCTCATGGCCGAGGTCGAACAGCGGCTCGAGGCGTTGGGCTGCCCGAAGGTGAACCTGCAGATCCGCGAGGGCAACGAGCCCGTGATGGAGTTCTACCGCGCGCTCGGGTACGCCCGCGACGGTGCGGTGAGCTTCGGCAAGCGCCTCATCGCCGATTCCTGAGGCGTTGCTAGTTTTTATGCAAATGAGTGAGACCGACGCCCTATTTGGGGTCGGTCTCACTCATTTGCATAAAAACTATCGAGACACTGCCGCGAACGACTGCCGCGCGATCTCCAGCTCCTCGTTCGTGGGCACCACGAGCACGGCGACGGGCGATGAAGCGGGCGAGATGAAGCGCGGCGAGCGCGACTCGATCTCGTTGAGCGCCGGATCGACCGAGATCCCCATCTCGGAGAGCCCCGCGAGCGCCCCCGCCCGAACGAGCGGCACGTTCTCGCCCACTCCGGCTGTGAACACGACGGCGTCGAGATGGCCCAACTGCGCGTAGTACGAGCCGATGTAGCCCCTGATGCGGTGCAGATACACCTCGAGCGCCAGCGCCGACGACGCGTCGCCCGCGGCTGCGGCCTTCTGCACGTCGCGCATGTCGCCGTGACCGGAGAGCCCGAGCAGCCCGCTCTTGCGGTTCAGCAGCTCGTCGAGCTCCGCGAACCCCATGCCCGTCTTGCGGTTGAGATGGAACAGCACCGCAGGGTCGATGTCGCCCGAGCGCGTGCCCATCACGAGGCCTTCGAGCGGCGTCATACCCATCGAGGTCTCGATCGAACGCCCGCCGTCGATGGCCGCCACGGATGCGCCGTTGCCGAGGTGCAGCACGATCATCTTCAGCGATTCCAGCGGCCGCCCCAGGAACGCTGCGGTGGCCTCCGACACGAACTTGTGCGAGGTGCCGTGGAAGCCATAGCGACGGATGCGCTGCTTGTCCGCCAGCGACGCGTCGATCGCATAGGTGTAGGCGGCCGGCGGCAGCGTCTGGTGGAAGGCGGTGTCGAACACGGCCACCTGCGGAACCGAGGGGAATGCCTTCTGCGCCGCCTCGATTCCTTGCAGGTTCGCGGGGTTGTGCAGGGGGGCCAGCTCCACGAGGTCTTCGATGTTGATCTTCACCAGGTCGGTGATGACCGTGGCCTCGTGGAACCGCTTCCCGCCGTGCACCACGCGGTGCCCGACGGCGGCGAGCGGATGCGAGTCGAGGTTCGGTCCGTGCTCCTCGAACGCCGAGAGCATCACCTCGAATCCAGCCGTGTGGTCGGGGATCGGCACCTCGCGCTCCCACAGCCCCACCTGGGTCGTGTGGCGGCTGTGGCCCGACTCTTCGCCGATCCGTTCGACCAGCCCCGAGGCCAGCACCTTCTCCGACTCCACCTCGATCAGCTGGTACTTGAACGAGGAAGAGCCGCTGTTGACGACGAGGATCGTGCTCACGAGGCCACCTCCTCCGACGGAGACGGAGATGGAGATGGAGACGGAGACGGAGACGGTGTCGCCGCCTGGATCGCCGTGATGGCGATGGTGTTCACGATGTCTTGCACGAGAGCCCCCCGGGAAAGGTCGTTGATCGGCTTGTTGAGCCCCTGCAGCACAGGCCCGATGGCCACAGCTCCGGCGCTCCGCTGAACAGCCTTGTAGGTGTTGTTGCCGGTGTTCAAGTCCGGGAAGATGAACACTGTCGCTCGGCCCGCCACCTGGGAGCCCGGCATCTTCGCGGCGGCCACCACGACATCGGCCGCCGCGTCGTATTGGATCGGCCCCTCCACCAGCAGGTCGGGCCGGTGCTCGTGCACCAGCGCCGTGGCCGTCCGCACCTTCTCGACGTCGGCACCCGTTCCCGACGACCCGGTGGAGTACGACAGCATCGCCACGCGCGGCTCGATGCCGAACTGCATCGCGGTCTCCGACGACGACACCGCGATGTCGGCCAACTGCTCGCTCGTCGGATCGGGCACCACCGCGCAGTCGCCGTACACGAGCACGCGGTCGGCGAGCGCCATCAGGAACACGCTGGAGACGACGGATACGCCGGGTCGGGTCTTGATGATCTCGAACGCCGGCCGGATGGTGTGCGCCGTCGTGTGCGCCGCTCCCGAGACCATGCCATCGGCCAGGCCCAGCTGCACCATCATGGTGCCGAAATAGGAGACGTCGGTCACGGTGTCGAACGCCATGTCGTAGGTGATGCCCTTGTGCGAGCGGAGCCGCTGGTACTCCTCGGCGAAGCGCTGTCGCAGCTTCTCGTCGAAGGGGCTGACGACGGCTGCGGCGTCGAGGTCGAGGCCGAGTTCGGTGGCCCGCCCCCGCACCTCCGCTTCCTCGCCGAGGATCGTGAGCCGCGCCACTCCGCGCTTCAGAACCGTGCTCGCGGCGCGCAGGATGCGGTCGTCGCCTCCCTCGGGCAGCACGATGTGGCGGTCGGCGCGGCGGGCGCGATCGAGCAGACCGTACTCGAACATCAACGGGGTCACGACGTCGGATTTGCTCACGTCGAGCAGCTCCAGCAGCTGTTTGCCGTCGACGTACTGCTCGAACAGGCCGAGCGCGTTGTCGTACTTCACCTGCGAGTCGGCGGCGAGGCGCCCCCGGGTCGAGGTGATGCGCACAGCCGTCTCGTAGGTGCCCAGCTCGGTGGTGATGATCGGGATGGTGGGATCGAGCCCCGACACGAGCCGCTCCACCGGCTCGGGCAGCTCGAAGCCACCGTTCAACACGATTCCGGCGAGCGAGGGGAAGGTTCCCGAGGCGTTGGCCATCAGCACCGCGAGCAGCACTTCCGCCCGGTCGGCCGGGATCACGACCACGGCCCCTTCGGTGAGCCGGGGCAGCACGTTGCGCATCGACATCGCGGCCACCACCACGCCGAGCGCCTCGCGGGCGAGCAGGCGTCGGTCGCCCATGATCATGGTGCCGTCGATGGACTCCAGGATGCCGGCCATGCTCGGGGCCACAAGCAGCCGGTCTTCCGGGATGGCCCAGACCGGAACGCGGCGTGGCTGCGTCGGGACGGCGGCGTCGCTCGGCGGCGGCGCCGACTGTGCCGACGAGACGAGCTCGTCGACGGCTTCGCGCGCGGCCCTGCCGATCGCGTCGCGGATCTTCTCGAGGTGTGCAGGATCGGAGCGATTCGAGACGATGCCGACGAGCGTGGCGTGCGCAGTGCGCAGCTCCAGCAGGGCGATCTCGGCGATCTGGCGCATCTCGTCGGCCGAGCGCGGGTCGGAGTTGCCGAGCAACTCATCCGTTCCCTGCCCCTTGCGGCCGCCGAGCACGAGCAGCACGGGGGCGCCGAGGTTCGCGGCGATGCGGGCGTTGAACGAGAGCTCGGTGGGGCTGCCGACGTCGGTGTAGTCCGAACCCAGGATCACGACCGCGTCGCACTCGCGTTCGACCGCCTTGTAGCGTTCGACGATGCGCGAGAGGGCGGCATCCGGATCGGCGTGCACGTCGTCGTAGGTGACACCGATGGCCTGTTCATAGTCGAGCTGGCCGCTGTCGTGCGCCAACAGCATCTCGAGCACGTAGTCGCGTTCGCTCACCGAGCGGGCCACCGGCCGGAACACACCCACGCGCCGGATCGAGCGGCGCAGGATCTCGAGCACGCCGAGCGCGATCGTGGATTTACCGGAGTGTCCCTCGGCGGAGGTGATGTAGATGCTCGTCACGCCGTCGGGCTGAATGGGGGTCTGTTCGAATGTCGGCACGGAATCCTCTTCGGTCGTCCGTGTTCAATCCTATGACGAGGCCTCGTCGACCGCCCGGATGCGCTCGGGCCGCGCAGACGCCGCCGTGGCGAATCAGCCGCAGTACTCTTTCGGCACCCGGTCGGAAGTCGAGACGAGGATCTCCCGGATGACGTCTCCGCCGTACGGCTCGAAATGAATCCAGGACGAACCGCCGGCGATTCGGTAGACCGGCTGGGCGTCTGCACCCCAACCCGGATATGACTCGATGTCGGGATACGTCGCCAATAGGTCGTCGACCGTGGAGCCGACCGCGATTCCCTCGCTGGTCGCAGGGTAGGCGCCCGCCGGGTCGGCCGAGGGGCCGATGCTCTGAGAGATCGCCAACTGGAGCGGCGCGGTCGCGTCGTTCGCCACCGCGACGACAGTGCCGCCGAAGAAGCCGTCGACACCGGGTCGGCAGACGTCGGGCGCACCGGGGAGGGCGGTCTCGATGTCGGTGAGAGACGTACCGAGTTGCAGCGGGCCGATGCCGTCGAAGTCGATGAGCCAGGTGCCCGGGTCGTCGGCCGAGAAGGCAGGGGACGGCTGGATGCCCGGCGTCGCACTGGGGGTAGGCGTCGGAGGGGACGTGGGGCTCGCGCTGCTCGGCGAGGGCGTCGCTGTCGTGGGAGCGGGGCTCGGCGTCGGGGCCGGGGCCGGGGCGACGCATCCGGTCACCAGCAACGCGACCAGTGCCGACCCGAACAGGGCAGCCGCAGCACTCCGAACCCTCATCGAATCCCCGCCTGAACGCACACCTTAACGAAAAAGGACCCCCCGCGCACCCGCCAGAGCCCGGTTACCCTTGCTACGTTTCCGTCCTGGGGGAATTGGCCTGGATGGCGCCACACGGGGAGCCGGAAACCAGTGTAGCAAGCCGCGGGGGTTGAGTCCGCACCCCGACCGGCGTTAGCTGGTGACATGAAGATCGCGATCGCAGGCGGACACGGGCAGATCGCCCTGCTCACCACGAAACTCCTGACCGCCTCCGGACATGAGGTCTGGGGGATCGTGCGCAACCCGGCGCACGCGGCCGACATCGAGGCCGCGGGAGGGCACGCGCTCGTGCTCGACCTCGAGCAGTCGGACTCCGAGCGTCTCGCCGGCGAACTGGCATCGAAGTCGATCGACAGCGTCGTGTTCGCCGCCGGCGCCGGGCCAGGTTCCAGTGCCGAACGCAAGTTCACCGTCGACCGCGACGGCGCCGTGCTGCTCGCCGATGCCGCCTGGCGGGCGGGAGTGCGCCGCTATGTGCTCGTATCGGCAATGGGCGCGGACTCCTTCGACCCGAAGAGCGACGACGTCTTCCAGGTGTACCTGCGTGCGAAGAGCGAAGCGGATGCTGCGGTGCGCGCGAGCGAGCTCGACTGGACGATCGTGCGCCCCGGCGGGCTCACCGACGACCCGGCCACCGGCACGGTGACGCTCGCCGAGTCGACGGGGCGCGGCACGATCCCGCGGGCCGACGTGGCCTGGATCGTGACCCAGTTGCTCGTCTCGGGCGATGCCGTGCACCGCCAGTTCGAGGCGATCTCGGGCTCGACACCGATCGCAGAAGCCCTGCGCGCGCTCTGACCCCGCCGAATCGCGATTCGGCCTGCGGTGCGGGTAGGATGCTTCATGGTCATCTTCCCGGACGGGGAGAATGCTCCAGGAGAATTCGCCTAGTGGCCTATGGCGCACGCTTGGAAAGCGTGTTGGGTGCAAGCCCTCGGGGGTTCGAATCCCCCATTCTCCGCCACTTCCGACCTGAAACACCTCCGCAGCCGAACCTGGCAATAGTTGCGAATCGTTAGGTGATCGTCGACCCGTGGCGTACGGTTGCTCGTCAGTCACACTTCCGTGATCAGGGGCCCTCGATGGCGAGGGATTTTGGGGCGCTTCATGCGAAGCAAATTGGGTACTACGAGTCTGCAAAAAAACGACCAGAAGCGACGGCATTCACGTGCAATCGCGGGAGGTGGTGCGATCGTCTTGGGGGCGGTTGTGCTTCTCGCCTCAGCTCAGTCGGCGAGCGCTATCGGCACCACCGTGAATCTCGGCACCGCCGCGACGTATTCGGTGCTCGGCGGGCAGTCGGTCACCAATACCGGTCCCAGCATCCTCGGCGCCGGAGTCGGTGTCAGCCCCGGCTCGGCGATCACCGGGTTCCCGCCCGGGATCACACTCGGCGCGCGCCATGCAGCCGACGCCGAAGCCCTGCAGGCGCAGAGCGACCTCGGTACCGCATACGACGCGGCTGCGGCCCAGGCGGTTGATGTCAGCGTGGAGGGCGACCTCGGCAACCGTACCCTCCTTCCCGGGGTCTACAACGCCGCCAGTTCGATCGGACTCACCGGTGCGGTGACGCTCAACGGGCAGGGCGACCCGGATGCGGTCTTCATCTTCCAGATCGGTTCGGGCCTGACCACGGCCACCTCGAGCAGTGTGGTGCCGATCAACGGCGCCCGCGCGTGCAACGTGTTCTGGCAGATCGGCGAATCGGCCGTGATCGGATCGAGCACCTCCTTCGTGGGCACGATCATGGCGCTCACCACCATCACCCTCGGTTCCGGCGCGACCGTCGACGGCCGGGCGCTCGCCCGCAACGGGTCGGTCACCCTGAACAACAACGTCTTCACCGACGGCTTATGCGACGCGAGCACGCCGACCAGTCCGCCGCCGACGACGACTCCGCCGACCACGACACCGCCGACGACCACACCACCGACCACCACGCCGCCCACGACGACACCACCCACAACGGGTGGCCCCGGCGGACCGGGCACTGAAGGCCCCGGAGGACCGGGCACGGAAGGCCCCGGCGGACCCGGAATAGAAGGCCCAGGCGGCCCCGGCGGCCCCGGCACGAACGGCGGCCCCGGCGGTCCCGGCACGGGCGGGGGCGGCTCCGGTTCAGGCACCTACGGCAGTGGGGTCGACTTCTACGGCAGCGGCACCGGCACCGGCACCGACTCGCTCGCTGAAACCGGCCTCGACATCACGCCCCTCGCGATGGCAGCCGGTCTCACCGCGCTCGTCGGATTGGCCCTCCTCGGGAGTGCCGTCATCCGTCGCCCGAAGCGCCAGGTGTGACCTAGCGCTCGCCGGCCTCGATCGCGGTCACCGCGACGGGGTCGGCTCCGTCGAGGAACTCGGTGAGCCGCACGACTTCGGCGCTCTCCCCGATACCCTCGGCGGCGCGCCGCAGCATGTAGAGCGAGAGCAGAACGCCGCGGTTGGGCTCGTGGGCCCACGGCACCGGACCCTGTCCGCGCCAGCCCGCCTTGCGGAGCGCATCCAACCCGCGGTGGTAGCCGACGCGCGCGTAGGCGTAGGAGGCGACGACTTCACCCTTACGCCAGGTGCGGTCGGCCAGCGTGGCCCAGGCGAGCGAGGAGGTCGGGTAGTCGGTGACGGTCGCCTCCAGAACGCCGTCGACCTCGTAGCCGTTGGCACGCGCCAGCGACTCCCGAACCCCCGGCTCGTCGGGGAGGAGGGTTTCGGGCACGCCCAGGAGATTGTTGCTCATGCTCTGATCGTAGCCGCGGCAGAAAACAAGAACCGCCCCCGTCGCTAGGACGGAGGCGGTTCTAAGAGATTGAACTGGAAATGCAGCGCCCCGCAGGACGCTATCCGGGTAGTCCGATCAGCCCTGACGGGCCTTGAAACGGGGGTTCAAGTGATTGATCACGAACGTCCGGCCCCGGCGGCGGACGATCTGCGAACCCTGCATCTTCTTCATCGAGCCCAATGAATTCCGTACCTTCATATTGACTCCCTTCGTCGTTCAGTAGAACCAGTAGACACCCGAAATCCTTCCCGCGGAAGGCGCGGATGCTGTGAGGTCACCGGGACGCGTTGTCGTCTCCCGTGTCGTCCGCTTCGCCGTGAGCGTCACGCTCGTCGGCGAACGGCAGCCCGGCGCTGCCGATCACATCGGGCGCATCCTCGCCGTGCTCCCGCGTGTAGGCCCGGTGGGCGTAACGCTCGTCGTCCATGCGCTGGGACAGCCCGGCATAGGAGACCCGCAGCCGCGGCACGCGGTTCACGATGTCCATCACGATCCGGAACCGGTCGAGGTCGTTCAACATCAGCATGTCGAACGGCGTCGTGGTGGTGCCCATCTCCTTGAAGCCGCGCACGTGGATGTTCGAGTGGTTCGTGCGCCGATAGGTGAGCCGGTGGATGAGCGACGGATACCCGTGGAACGCGAAGATCACCGGCTTGTCGCGGGTGAACAGCGCGTCGAAGTCGTCGCTCGAGAGACCGTGCGGATGCTCGGTGGAGTCTTGCAGGCGCATCAGGTCGACGACGTTGATGAACCGCACCGCGAGATCGGGGATCTCCCGCTTCACGATCTGCACCGCCGCCATCGCCTCGACCGTCGGGATGTCGCCGGCGCAGGCCACCACGACATCCGGCTCCTGCCCTGGCGCCTCGGTTCCGGCCCAGTCCCAGACGCTCAGACCCCGAGCGCCGTGCGCCCGCGCCTCGTCGAGGGAGAGCAGCGTCGCCGTCGGCTGCTTGCCGGCCACGATCACGTTGACGTAGTCGCGGGAGGCGAGGCAGTGATCGGCCGTCACCAGCAAGGTGTTCGCGTCCGGCGGCAGGTAGACCCGCACCACGCTCGCCTTCTTGTTCACGACGTGGTCGAGAAATCCGGGGTCCTGATGGGAGAAGCCGTTGTGGTCCTGCCGCCAGACGTGCGAGGACAGCAGGTAGGTGAACGACGAGACCGGGCGCCGCCACTCCACATGCGCGCTCGACTCGAGCCATTTGGCGTATTGGTTGAACATCGAGTCGATGATGTGGATGAACGCCTCGTAGGAGGTGAAGAGCCCGTGCCTCCCCGTGAGCAGGTAGCCCTCGAGCAGCCCCTGCGCGAGGTTCTCGCTCAGCATCTCGATCACCCGCCCCTCGTGCGCGAGGTGCTCATCGGTCGGCAGCACGGAGCCCTGCCACGCCTTGTTCGTGACGTCGTAGACGTCGTCGAGACGATTGGATGCGACCTCGTCGGGCCCGAAGATGCGGAAGTTGTCGGGGTTGGCGGAGATCAGGTCGCGGAGCCAGCGCCCGAGCACGCGGGTCGGTTCGACCACCGCGCCGCGC from the Herbiconiux aconitum genome contains:
- a CDS encoding phosphoketolase family protein, translated to MTTHGSVPLPVVDAWWRAANYLSVGQIYLLDNALLREPLTASDIKPRLLGHWGTTPALNLVWAHLNKLIVERSSNVVYIAGPGHGGPGVVANTWLDGTYSELFHHVSRDGAGMEKLFRQFSFPGGIPSHAAPETPGSINEGGELGYSLVHAYGAVLDNPSLITACVVGDGEAETATLATSWHLNKFLNPVSDGAVLPILNLNGYKIANPTILARIPESELTALFTGYGYSPRIVSGGFDGEDPMLVHERFAAALAEAFDDIEAIQKAARIDGVTDRPAWPMLVLRTPKGWTGPKVVDGLPVENTWRAHQVPLSTVRNNPEHLAQLEEWLRGYRPEELFDEDGRPVAFLDADQPVGDLRMSANPNANGGLLLRSLSLPPLAPHAVDVSGGRGAVVEPTRVLGRWLRDLISANPDNFRIFGPDEVASNRLDDVYDVTNKAWQGSVLPTDEHLAHEGRVIEMLSENLAQGLLEGYLLTGRHGLFTSYEAFIHIIDSMFNQYAKWLESSAHVEWRRPVSSFTYLLSSHVWRQDHNGFSHQDPGFLDHVVNKKASVVRVYLPPDANTLLVTADHCLASRDYVNVIVAGKQPTATLLSLDEARAHGARGLSVWDWAGTEAPGQEPDVVVACAGDIPTVEAMAAVQIVKREIPDLAVRFINVVDLMRLQDSTEHPHGLSSDDFDALFTRDKPVIFAFHGYPSLIHRLTYRRTNHSNIHVRGFKEMGTTTTPFDMLMLNDLDRFRIVMDIVNRVPRLRVSYAGLSQRMDDERYAHRAYTREHGEDAPDVIGSAGLPFADERDAHGEADDTGDDNASR
- a CDS encoding GNAT family acetyltransferase; amino-acid sequence: MSRPRNLADQQQRLSEATWSVLTERGLPGLTIRAVADRAGCTTGLVMHAFPTKEALLLHARDLLHSRTGEQLDRAEAEATSSSPADALRAVMLDAMSLDERSVDEARVWISFLAAALADPTLADRHVTGNRRLIARVTRLVQACRPTWGADRATLEALALISLADGANTLSTLDPETYSPALQKRMMTDAIDRMLAGDISPQPPPSDASAAARPPRGEHGEVRIRPFHASDTDAVVALWQASELTRPWNDPRKDIARKLTTQPELFLVAETDSGLRGAVMAGYDGHRGWVNYLAVDPSARGHGLGRALMAEVEQRLEALGCPKVNLQIREGNEPVMEFYRALGYARDGAVSFGKRLIADS
- a CDS encoding acetate/propionate family kinase, giving the protein MSTILVVNSGSSSFKYQLIEVESEKVLASGLVERIGEESGHSRHTTQVGLWEREVPIPDHTAGFEVMLSAFEEHGPNLDSHPLAAVGHRVVHGGKRFHEATVITDLVKINIEDLVELAPLHNPANLQGIEAAQKAFPSVPQVAVFDTAFHQTLPPAAYTYAIDASLADKQRIRRYGFHGTSHKFVSEATAAFLGRPLESLKMIVLHLGNGASVAAIDGGRSIETSMGMTPLEGLVMGTRSGDIDPAVLFHLNRKTGMGFAELDELLNRKSGLLGLSGHGDMRDVQKAAAAGDASSALALEVYLHRIRGYIGSYYAQLGHLDAVVFTAGVGENVPLVRAGALAGLSEMGISVDPALNEIESRSPRFISPASSPVAVLVVPTNEELEIARQSFAAVSR
- a CDS encoding GNAT family N-acetyltransferase, which codes for MTRAFSISREPFDGPDSVALRQEQRDELDARYGRDDHEPGDPPTADSVPVFLVARNEAGVAIGCGGLRPLAGGGAEIKRMYVVPSARGTGVSTAILRAIEDEARALGVERLLLETGTAQPDAIRFYEREGYVRVPNFGVYEGSEISVCYARTL
- the pta gene encoding phosphate acetyltransferase → MPTFEQTPIQPDGVTSIYITSAEGHSGKSTIALGVLEILRRSIRRVGVFRPVARSVSERDYVLEMLLAHDSGQLDYEQAIGVTYDDVHADPDAALSRIVERYKAVERECDAVVILGSDYTDVGSPTELSFNARIAANLGAPVLLVLGGRKGQGTDELLGNSDPRSADEMRQIAEIALLELRTAHATLVGIVSNRSDPAHLEKIRDAIGRAAREAVDELVSSAQSAPPPSDAAVPTQPRRVPVWAIPEDRLLVAPSMAGILESIDGTMIMGDRRLLAREALGVVVAAMSMRNVLPRLTEGAVVVIPADRAEVLLAVLMANASGTFPSLAGIVLNGGFELPEPVERLVSGLDPTIPIITTELGTYETAVRITSTRGRLAADSQVKYDNALGLFEQYVDGKQLLELLDVSKSDVVTPLMFEYGLLDRARRADRHIVLPEGGDDRILRAASTVLKRGVARLTILGEEAEVRGRATELGLDLDAAAVVSPFDEKLRQRFAEEYQRLRSHKGITYDMAFDTVTDVSYFGTMMVQLGLADGMVSGAAHTTAHTIRPAFEIIKTRPGVSVVSSVFLMALADRVLVYGDCAVVPDPTSEQLADIAVSSSETAMQFGIEPRVAMLSYSTGSSGTGADVEKVRTATALVHEHRPDLLVEGPIQYDAAADVVVAAAKMPGSQVAGRATVFIFPDLNTGNNTYKAVQRSAGAVAIGPVLQGLNKPINDLSRGALVQDIVNTIAITAIQAATPSPSPSPSPSPSPSEEVAS
- a CDS encoding SDR family oxidoreductase — encoded protein: MKIAIAGGHGQIALLTTKLLTASGHEVWGIVRNPAHAADIEAAGGHALVLDLEQSDSERLAGELASKSIDSVVFAAGAGPGSSAERKFTVDRDGAVLLADAAWRAGVRRYVLVSAMGADSFDPKSDDVFQVYLRAKSEADAAVRASELDWTIVRPGGLTDDPATGTVTLAESTGRGTIPRADVAWIVTQLLVSGDAVHRQFEAISGSTPIAEALRAL
- a CDS encoding ribosomal protein bL36, with translation MKVRNSLGSMKKMQGSQIVRRRGRTFVINHLNPRFKARQG
- a CDS encoding ice-binding family protein; its protein translation is MLLASAQSASAIGTTVNLGTAATYSVLGGQSVTNTGPSILGAGVGVSPGSAITGFPPGITLGARHAADAEALQAQSDLGTAYDAAAAQAVDVSVEGDLGNRTLLPGVYNAASSIGLTGAVTLNGQGDPDAVFIFQIGSGLTTATSSSVVPINGARACNVFWQIGESAVIGSSTSFVGTIMALTTITLGSGATVDGRALARNGSVTLNNNVFTDGLCDASTPTSPPPTTTPPTTTPPTTTPPTTTPPTTTPPTTGGPGGPGTEGPGGPGTEGPGGPGIEGPGGPGGPGTNGGPGGPGTGGGGSGSGTYGSGVDFYGSGTGTGTDSLAETGLDITPLAMAAGLTALVGLALLGSAVIRRPKRQV
- a CDS encoding DUF3151 domain-containing protein, yielding MSNNLLGVPETLLPDEPGVRESLARANGYEVDGVLEATVTDYPTSSLAWATLADRTWRKGEVVASYAYARVGYHRGLDALRKAGWRGQGPVPWAHEPNRGVLLSLYMLRRAAEGIGESAEVVRLTEFLDGADPVAVTAIEAGER